In a genomic window of Anomalospiza imberbis isolate Cuckoo-Finch-1a 21T00152 chromosome 5, ASM3175350v1, whole genome shotgun sequence:
- the AMDHD1 gene encoding probable imidazolonepropionase isoform X2 translates to MAGRQRHRLLLENAEQLVLVCGRREPYLRRDGAASLGVLRAASLVVGLDGCIKAVGQADVIRNQFSEATFERIIDCSGKCVLPGLVDAHTHPVWAGDRVHEFAMKLAGASYMEIHQAGGGIHFTVELTRKATEDELFTTLQHRLGRMLRAGSTLVECKSGYGLNLETELKMLRVIERAQKSMDIGISSTYCGAHAMPKGKTATEATDDIINNHLPKLKELKLSGEIHVNNIDVFCEKGVFDLESTRRILQAGKDIGLQINFHGDELHPMKSAELGAELGARAISHLEEVSDEGIVAMARAKCAAVLLPTTAYMLRLKQPQARKMLEEGVIVALGSDFNPNAYCFSMVGALDLPVWWT, encoded by the exons ATGGCGGGACGGCAGCGGCAccggctgctgctggagaacgCCGAGCAGCTGGTGCTGGTCTGCGGCCGGCGAGAGCCGTACCTGCGGCGGGACGGCGCCGCCAGCCTGGGCGTGCTGCGGGCCGCCAGCCTGGTGGTGGGGCT GGATGGTTGTATCAAAGCTGTGGGCCAGGCAGATGTTATTCGCAATCAGTTTTCAGAAGCAACGTTTGAAAGGATAATTGACTGCTCCGGGAAGTGTGTGTTACCAG gCCTGGTAGATGCACATACACATCCAGTGTGGGCTGGTGATAGGGTTCATGAGTTTGCAATGAAG CTGGCAGGTGCATCCTATATGGAGATCCACCAGGCTGGGGGAGGAATCCATTTTACCGTGGAGCTCACTCGGAAGGCCACGGAGGACGAGTTGTTCACCACCCTCCAGCACCGCCTTGGCCGCATGCTCAGAGCAGGATCCACGCTGGTGGAGTGCAAGAGTGGATACGGCTTGAACTTGGAAACGGAGCTAAAAATGCTCCGGGTGATCGAACGTGCTCAGAAATCCATGGATATCGGCATTTCCTCAACGTACTGCGGAGCTCATGCCATGCCCAA AGGGAAAACTGCTACTGAAGCCACGGACGACATTATCAATAACCACCTTCCTAAACTGAAAGAGCTCAAACTAAGTGGTGAAATACATGTTAACAATATAGATGTGTTCTGTGAGAAGGGAGTCTTTGATCTGGAGTCTACAAGGAGAATACTTCAAGCTGGAAAAGATATAGGGTTACAGATTAACTTCCATGGTGATGAACTGCATCCAATGAAATCTGCTGAG CTTGGAGCTGAACTAGGAGCCCGGGCCATCAGCCACCTGGAAGAAGTTAGTGATGAAGGTATTGTGGCGATGGCAAGAGCTAAGTGTGCTGCTGTCCTTCTGCCAACAACAGCCTACATGCTAAG ACTGAAGCAACCTCAAGCTAGAAAAATGTTGGAAGAAGGTGTTATAGTTGCTCTTGGCAGTGACTTTAATCCTAATGCATACTGTTTTTCAATG GTGGGAGCACTTGATTTACCAGTTTGGTGGACATGA
- the AMDHD1 gene encoding probable imidazolonepropionase isoform X1: MAGRQRHRLLLENAEQLVLVCGRREPYLRRDGAASLGVLRAASLVVGLDGCIKAVGQADVIRNQFSEATFERIIDCSGKCVLPGLVDAHTHPVWAGDRVHEFAMKLAGASYMEIHQAGGGIHFTVELTRKATEDELFTTLQHRLGRMLRAGSTLVECKSGYGLNLETELKMLRVIERAQKSMDIGISSTYCGAHAMPKGKTATEATDDIINNHLPKLKELKLSGEIHVNNIDVFCEKGVFDLESTRRILQAGKDIGLQINFHGDELHPMKSAELGAELGARAISHLEEVSDEGIVAMARAKCAAVLLPTTAYMLRLKQPQARKMLEEGVIVALGSDFNPNAYCFSMPMVMHLACVNMKMSMNEALAAATINAAYALGKSDTHGSLEVGKQGDLLIINSSRWEHLIYQFGGHEALINYVIVKGKVIYENARCETMSSY, from the exons ATGGCGGGACGGCAGCGGCAccggctgctgctggagaacgCCGAGCAGCTGGTGCTGGTCTGCGGCCGGCGAGAGCCGTACCTGCGGCGGGACGGCGCCGCCAGCCTGGGCGTGCTGCGGGCCGCCAGCCTGGTGGTGGGGCT GGATGGTTGTATCAAAGCTGTGGGCCAGGCAGATGTTATTCGCAATCAGTTTTCAGAAGCAACGTTTGAAAGGATAATTGACTGCTCCGGGAAGTGTGTGTTACCAG gCCTGGTAGATGCACATACACATCCAGTGTGGGCTGGTGATAGGGTTCATGAGTTTGCAATGAAG CTGGCAGGTGCATCCTATATGGAGATCCACCAGGCTGGGGGAGGAATCCATTTTACCGTGGAGCTCACTCGGAAGGCCACGGAGGACGAGTTGTTCACCACCCTCCAGCACCGCCTTGGCCGCATGCTCAGAGCAGGATCCACGCTGGTGGAGTGCAAGAGTGGATACGGCTTGAACTTGGAAACGGAGCTAAAAATGCTCCGGGTGATCGAACGTGCTCAGAAATCCATGGATATCGGCATTTCCTCAACGTACTGCGGAGCTCATGCCATGCCCAA AGGGAAAACTGCTACTGAAGCCACGGACGACATTATCAATAACCACCTTCCTAAACTGAAAGAGCTCAAACTAAGTGGTGAAATACATGTTAACAATATAGATGTGTTCTGTGAGAAGGGAGTCTTTGATCTGGAGTCTACAAGGAGAATACTTCAAGCTGGAAAAGATATAGGGTTACAGATTAACTTCCATGGTGATGAACTGCATCCAATGAAATCTGCTGAG CTTGGAGCTGAACTAGGAGCCCGGGCCATCAGCCACCTGGAAGAAGTTAGTGATGAAGGTATTGTGGCGATGGCAAGAGCTAAGTGTGCTGCTGTCCTTCTGCCAACAACAGCCTACATGCTAAG ACTGAAGCAACCTCAAGCTAGAAAAATGTTGGAAGAAGGTGTTATAGTTGCTCTTGGCAGTGACTTTAATCCTAATGCATACTGTTTTTCAATG CCTATGGTGATGCATCTGGCCTGTGTAAACATGAAGATGTCAATGAATGAAGCATTGGCAGCTGCCACCATTAATGCAGCTTATGCTTTGGGCAAATCAGACACACATGGTTCCTTGGAGGTTGGAAAGCAGGGGGATCTTCTTATCATAAATTCATCAAG GTGGGAGCACTTGATTTACCAGTTTGGTGGACATGAAGCATTGATCAACTACGTTATAGTTAAAGGAAAAGTCATCTATGAAAATGCAAGGTGTGAGACAATGAGCAGTTACTGA